Proteins encoded within one genomic window of Lysinibacillus sphaericus:
- a CDS encoding phage holin family protein — protein sequence MKTDTLYTSLVGGSVAGVAYFVGGIDHLIKALTIFMAIDYILGVMVAFVVKNVDSRKALIGLFKKVAMILMVIATVQLDLATESGNFMRNAMILFLIGMEGISMIENLGKLGMRVPKFLTNAFKQLQIDNDEKKDDKQ from the coding sequence ATGAAAACAGACACATTATATACATCACTTGTAGGCGGCTCCGTGGCAGGGGTCGCTTATTTTGTTGGTGGCATTGACCATTTAATCAAAGCACTCACTATCTTTATGGCGATTGATTATATTTTAGGCGTTATGGTTGCGTTTGTTGTGAAAAACGTTGATAGCAGAAAAGCATTAATCGGACTGTTTAAAAAAGTGGCCATGATTTTGATGGTGATTGCTACAGTACAACTGGACTTAGCAACAGAGAGTGGAAACTTTATGCGCAATGCCATGATTCTTTTTCTAATTGGTATGGAGGGAATCAGTATGATTGAGAATCTTGGTAAGTTAGGAATGAGAGTGCCTAAGTTTTTAACGAATGCTTTTAAGCAGCTTCAAATCGATAACGATGAGAAAAAGGATGATAAACAATGA
- the tcmP gene encoding three-Cys-motif partner protein TcmP, giving the protein MVNKFFEGLQSHSSAKIEILNRYYIPWLRKITLGEFNKNNCVVIDGFAGEGIYEDGQLGSPIILINGARDLCNQNLQYRRPCPNITILLIEGKEKNFNNLIQNIIGYYGDANYNENVVTFGQYPTIRVVIYNDSFENVMNSFLDQVNSNLIPSFCFVDPFGFSHTPFKLFQKYLKNNKAEILFNFMYEEVNRFITSDRDPSLVETYENLFGVENLDELRSEIKDTDAQIRKEAIINYYSKQLLGKTEANYVLNFEFKKSGRTKMFLVHSTKSRHGLALMKEVMWKVDETGAFLYDDRKDPLQIQFEFFDEYTKEEHVKNLASIIYNEFKGNSYILLNTIENFVLEKTIYPLTNYFRPAMKNLEKENLIIVERKIGANKGSFNDKTLHIKF; this is encoded by the coding sequence ATGGTGAATAAATTTTTCGAAGGATTACAAAGTCATAGCAGTGCTAAAATCGAAATTCTTAACCGATATTATATCCCTTGGCTAAGAAAAATTACATTGGGAGAATTTAATAAAAATAATTGTGTAGTAATCGATGGTTTTGCAGGTGAGGGTATTTATGAAGATGGACAACTGGGGTCACCAATCATACTAATAAATGGTGCAAGAGATTTATGTAATCAAAATTTACAATACAGAAGACCATGTCCAAACATAACGATTCTTCTAATCGAAGGCAAAGAGAAAAATTTCAATAATTTAATTCAAAATATCATAGGATATTATGGTGATGCAAATTACAACGAAAATGTTGTAACTTTTGGTCAATATCCCACAATTAGAGTCGTGATTTATAATGATTCTTTTGAAAACGTTATGAATAGCTTTTTAGACCAAGTAAATTCCAACTTAATTCCTTCATTTTGCTTTGTGGATCCGTTCGGCTTTAGCCATACACCTTTTAAACTTTTTCAAAAATACTTGAAAAATAATAAGGCCGAAATATTATTTAACTTTATGTATGAGGAAGTTAATCGTTTCATAACTAGTGATAGAGATCCAAGTCTTGTTGAAACCTATGAAAATTTATTTGGTGTTGAAAACCTAGATGAATTACGAAGTGAAATTAAAGATACAGATGCACAAATACGAAAAGAAGCGATTATCAATTACTACTCAAAACAATTGTTAGGAAAAACAGAAGCAAACTACGTCCTTAACTTTGAATTTAAAAAATCTGGTAGAACTAAGATGTTTCTGGTCCATTCTACTAAGAGTAGACATGGATTAGCTTTGATGAAAGAAGTAATGTGGAAAGTAGATGAAACAGGAGCTTTTTTATACGATGATCGAAAAGACCCCCTTCAAATTCAATTTGAGTTCTTTGATGAGTATACAAAAGAAGAACATGTTAAAAATTTGGCATCTATCATTTACAATGAATTTAAAGGTAATTCATATATACTTTTAAATACAATTGAAAATTTTGTATTAGAGAAAACAATTTATCCTTTAACAAATTATTTTAGACCAGCCATGAAAAATCTCGAAAAAGAAAATTTAATAATTGTAGAGCGTAAAATAGGTGCTAATAAAGGCTCATTTAATGATAAAACGCTTCACATTAAGTTTTAG
- a CDS encoding helix-turn-helix transcriptional regulator, whose amino-acid sequence MREKLIILRGEKTITEVAKDLNITRQMLSAIENNARTPSLALARKIAVYYSTTIEDVFFESKCN is encoded by the coding sequence GTGAGAGAAAAATTAATTATTCTTCGAGGTGAAAAAACAATAACAGAGGTAGCTAAAGATCTTAATATTACAAGACAAATGTTAAGTGCAATAGAAAACAATGCTAGAACTCCTTCTCTAGCATTAGCTAGAAAAATTGCTGTTTATTATTCAACAACAATTGAAGATGTTTTTTTTGAATCTAAATGCAACTAA
- a CDS encoding site-specific integrase gives MFCERIDKHTWRCIGEGPRHPITGKRRQVTRRGKTKKEAEEKVKQGVAALKHQFTIDPEIRFAKFYNQWLTLYRLKGNKETTVKYREYCLSVLNRYLADYKLINITTVRYQNVINDLFEKGCAYFTLRGIQNTAKMMFNYAKEVGLIEINPVDGAFVPKKKMTLEQVSGQDVSQLFLEAEELKEFLRETDQYPNIAYRTVIYTIAFTGMRPGEALALKLEDVDLHNKTIRINKTNYAKGDRKKDFELTPPKTIGSVRIIDIDDIVVEKIQELIAFRKLSKWQDHGYVFGEQDGFPTTVKMLNRAVKRIASRTNIDKPFRTYILRHTHISLLAEAEVDLNYIMNRVGHKNSDTTTKIYLHVTGGMRENASKKMHAKFTALLND, from the coding sequence ATGTTTTGTGAGAGAATCGACAAACATACTTGGCGATGTATTGGAGAAGGTCCTCGTCACCCTATTACAGGCAAACGTAGGCAAGTTACTAGACGTGGTAAAACGAAAAAAGAAGCTGAGGAAAAAGTAAAGCAAGGTGTTGCTGCATTAAAACATCAGTTTACGATTGATCCAGAAATACGTTTTGCAAAATTCTATAACCAATGGCTTACTCTCTATCGTCTGAAAGGAAATAAAGAAACCACTGTTAAATATAGAGAGTACTGTTTATCTGTCCTTAACCGATATTTAGCGGATTACAAATTAATTAATATTACAACGGTTCGCTATCAAAATGTTATTAATGACTTATTTGAAAAAGGCTGCGCGTATTTCACCCTTAGAGGCATTCAAAACACTGCTAAGATGATGTTTAATTATGCGAAAGAAGTTGGTCTTATTGAAATTAATCCAGTAGATGGCGCATTCGTACCAAAAAAGAAAATGACGTTGGAACAAGTGAGTGGTCAAGATGTAAGCCAGTTGTTTTTAGAAGCTGAAGAATTAAAGGAGTTTTTAAGAGAAACAGATCAATATCCTAATATCGCTTATCGCACAGTCATTTATACAATTGCATTTACCGGCATGCGTCCAGGTGAAGCCCTTGCTCTCAAACTTGAAGATGTAGACTTGCACAATAAAACAATTCGAATCAACAAGACTAATTATGCGAAAGGTGATCGAAAAAAGGACTTTGAGTTAACGCCCCCTAAGACAATTGGAAGTGTTCGAATTATTGACATTGATGATATTGTAGTGGAGAAAATTCAAGAACTTATAGCTTTCCGTAAACTAAGCAAATGGCAAGATCATGGGTATGTATTTGGTGAGCAAGATGGCTTCCCTACCACCGTTAAAATGCTTAATAGAGCTGTTAAACGTATTGCTTCAAGAACGAATATTGACAAGCCATTCCGCACATATATTTTACGTCATACTCACATTAGTCTTTTGGCAGAAGCTGAAGTGGACTTGAATTACATTATGAATCGAGTGGGCCATAAAAACTCCGATACGACGACAAAAATTTACCTTCACGTAACAGGTGGCATGCGCGAAAATGCTTCTAAAAAAATGCATGCTAAATTCACCGCCCTATTGAATGATTAA
- a CDS encoding Ig-like domain-containing protein, giving the protein MINLFKKGFFYLAITFLAFVSIGFESASAADFADYEEGVTNLNNTPENSAVVGSRLLKPEIGWKRYDVPNSLVKYTNMHSFSSSSLYKGTRIEGTAKDMSFTFFFEGTKFMLLDFIYSNRATFSINIDGVSESASAKGGDSSSQTVFYKKVDLPYGKHKVQIDITNNIKNEYFAIDAIDVDGFLISENDIPNTDSITLDKNNLELSEGEAKKLTAVVTPDSANIIWTSSDESIATVDLDGNVTAIKEGIITVTAQLANTNLTANCTVTVKKQGSLETESITLDRNALELLEGSKDKLTATVLPADSLNKNLIWSTSDESIATVDQNGNVTAINEGKAIITAKVENTKLVAIATVIVKKPNNESSSAILSITLVNGITKEYDVTNTVLNNYLNWFESAQGTSTFKFTKTISPYKKVTEYIVHDKIASFEVREY; this is encoded by the coding sequence GTGATTAATTTGTTCAAAAAAGGGTTTTTTTATTTAGCTATAACATTCTTAGCCTTTGTTAGTATTGGTTTTGAAAGTGCATCTGCAGCAGACTTCGCTGATTACGAAGAAGGAGTAACAAATTTAAATAATACCCCTGAAAATAGTGCGGTAGTTGGGAGTAGACTTTTAAAACCTGAAATTGGTTGGAAAAGATATGATGTTCCAAACTCTTTGGTAAAATATACAAATATGCATTCATTTTCAAGTTCATCCTTATACAAGGGAACACGTATAGAAGGTACTGCTAAAGATATGAGTTTTACCTTCTTTTTTGAAGGAACTAAATTTATGTTACTTGACTTCATCTATAGTAATAGAGCGACTTTCTCAATCAATATAGATGGTGTTTCAGAATCAGCTTCGGCAAAAGGAGGTGATTCTAGCTCACAGACTGTATTCTACAAAAAAGTAGATTTGCCTTATGGTAAACACAAAGTTCAGATAGATATAACAAACAACATAAAGAATGAGTATTTTGCAATAGACGCTATTGATGTAGATGGATTTTTAATATCTGAGAATGATATTCCTAATACAGACTCCATTACTTTAGACAAAAATAATCTAGAACTATCTGAAGGTGAAGCAAAAAAGCTTACTGCTGTAGTTACTCCAGACAGCGCAAATATTATTTGGACAAGTAGTGATGAAAGTATTGCAACTGTAGATTTAGACGGCAATGTAACTGCTATTAAGGAAGGAATAATTACTGTCACAGCACAACTTGCAAATACAAATCTAACTGCAAACTGCACTGTAACTGTTAAGAAGCAAGGAAGTCTAGAAACTGAATCTATAACATTAGATAGGAATGCACTTGAGCTACTTGAAGGTAGCAAAGATAAATTAACTGCTACAGTTTTACCTGCAGACTCATTAAATAAAAATTTAATTTGGTCAACAAGTGATGAATCTATTGCCACTGTAGACCAGAACGGTAATGTGACTGCCATTAATGAAGGTAAAGCAATTATTACTGCTAAAGTCGAAAATACAAAACTGGTTGCTATTGCTACAGTTATTGTTAAGAAACCAAATAATGAATCTTCTAGTGCTATCCTTAGTATCACACTAGTAAACGGTATTACAAAAGAATATGATGTTACTAATACCGTTTTAAATAATTACTTGAATTGGTTTGAAAGTGCTCAAGGTACTTCAACTTTCAAATTCACAAAAACTATTTCACCTTATAAAAAAGTAACTGAATATATTGTACACGACAAGATTGCTTCATTTGAAGTAAGAGAGTATTAA
- a CDS encoding helix-turn-helix domain-containing protein: MLSIRLKALRTQQRKTQQEMADLLGITRQGYAKYENNLGEPDNSTLSKLADYFEVSTDYLLGRTDKIALTPQEKDEASFQAFANDPSLQKWYKELPKNREEDLQKLRKMWEILKDNGEIN, from the coding sequence ATGCTCTCAATTCGATTAAAAGCCCTAAGAACCCAGCAACGTAAGACCCAACAGGAAATGGCTGACTTACTAGGCATCACTAGACAAGGCTATGCAAAATATGAAAATAATTTAGGTGAACCTGACAATTCAACGCTTTCTAAGTTAGCCGATTATTTTGAAGTCAGTACAGACTACCTATTAGGTCGTACAGATAAAATAGCACTCACACCACAAGAAAAAGACGAAGCTTCTTTTCAAGCATTCGCCAACGACCCATCATTACAAAAATGGTACAAGGAACTACCCAAAAATCGTGAAGAAGATTTACAAAAGCTTCGTAAAATGTGGGAGATTTTGAAAGATAATGGTGAGATAAATTAA
- a CDS encoding helix-turn-helix domain-containing protein translates to MPNVPQRLKELRKEFKLTQADIAKFLNISESAYGYYEQGRNEISISSLQKLAEKYGVSVAYILCESDVKNPHTQSINDETEFQAFANDPSLQKWYKDLPKNREEDLQKLRKMWEILKDNGEIK, encoded by the coding sequence ATGCCTAATGTCCCACAAAGACTTAAGGAATTAAGAAAAGAATTCAAATTAACACAAGCTGATATTGCTAAATTCTTGAATATTTCTGAAAGTGCCTATGGTTATTACGAACAAGGTCGCAATGAAATTTCAATAAGTAGCCTACAAAAATTAGCTGAAAAATATGGCGTTAGTGTCGCATATATTTTATGTGAAAGTGACGTTAAAAACCCTCATACTCAATCCATAAATGACGAAACTGAATTCCAAGCATTCGCTAACGATCCTTCATTACAAAAATGGTACAAGGATTTACCGAAGAATCGTGAAGAGGATTTACAGAAATTACGTAAAATGTGGGAGATTTTGAAGGATAATGGTGAGATAAAATAA
- a CDS encoding ImmA/IrrE family metallo-endopeptidase: MNYSHLEDFIKEFYFKMNIITPPLLDFREIAKNLGIKVFYWSETSQALYANDLPYIFLDESLTQQQQWQDFCHELAHVLLHTGDQFYMYPLFREYQEYKANNFMYHACMPTFMLDELQLYDYLPQTVLKLQELFNVEYEFAMKRLTQYLNKRSYVPHWNSRKC, from the coding sequence ATGAACTATAGTCATTTAGAAGATTTCATTAAAGAATTCTACTTTAAAATGAACATCATAACTCCTCCCCTATTGGATTTTAGAGAAATTGCTAAAAATTTAGGTATTAAAGTTTTTTATTGGTCAGAAACTAGTCAAGCGTTATATGCGAACGACCTACCCTACATATTCTTAGATGAATCCCTTACCCAGCAGCAACAATGGCAGGATTTTTGTCATGAGCTTGCACATGTGTTACTACATACCGGGGATCAGTTCTATATGTATCCCCTCTTCCGTGAATACCAAGAATATAAAGCGAATAATTTTATGTATCACGCCTGTATGCCTACCTTTATGTTGGATGAATTACAGCTATATGATTATTTGCCTCAAACTGTGCTAAAACTTCAAGAGTTATTTAATGTTGAATATGAGTTTGCTATGAAGCGTTTAACTCAATACTTAAACAAGCGCTCCTATGTTCCACATTGGAACAGCAGGAAATGTTGA
- a CDS encoding DUF5131 family protein, with product MSSNSNIEWTEATWNPVTGCSKVSQGCKNCYAERMAKRLVAMGNPRYINGFKVTLHDDLVTLPYKWAKPRKVFVNSMSDLFHEDVPLEFIQRVFDTMNDTPRHTYQILTKRAKRLSELASHLKWGPNIWMGVSIENESVLDRIDYLRTVPATVRFLSCEPLLGPLNNMDITDIHWVIVGGESGPHSRPMEEEWVWNIKLNCERNNVAFFFKQWGGVQKFRTGRLLKDKIYDEYPKTELFNPTTK from the coding sequence ATGTCAAGTAATAGCAATATCGAATGGACGGAAGCAACTTGGAACCCTGTTACTGGCTGTAGTAAAGTATCGCAAGGTTGTAAAAATTGCTACGCAGAACGAATGGCTAAAAGGTTAGTGGCTATGGGCAATCCCCGTTATATAAACGGTTTTAAGGTTACCTTACATGATGATTTAGTTACTTTACCATATAAATGGGCAAAGCCCCGTAAAGTATTTGTTAACTCAATGTCTGATTTATTTCATGAAGATGTGCCTTTAGAATTCATACAGAGAGTATTTGATACGATGAATGATACTCCTAGACATACATATCAAATATTAACAAAACGTGCTAAACGTTTAAGTGAATTAGCCTCCCACTTAAAATGGGGACCTAATATCTGGATGGGCGTAAGTATAGAAAATGAAAGTGTTTTGGATAGGATTGATTATCTTAGAACTGTTCCAGCCACAGTTAGATTCTTGTCATGCGAACCATTGTTAGGTCCATTAAATAACATGGATATCACTGATATTCACTGGGTTATTGTAGGTGGAGAATCGGGACCACACTCAAGACCAATGGAAGAAGAATGGGTCTGGAATATTAAATTAAATTGCGAAAGAAATAATGTTGCCTTTTTCTTCAAACAATGGGGTGGCGTTCAAAAATTCAGAACTGGAAGGTTATTGAAAGATAAAATTTATGATGAATATCCAAAAACTGAATTATTTAACCCTACTACAAAATAG
- a CDS encoding type I restriction endonuclease produces the protein MEQFVEQLKNLAKRIDSLKDSISTEEATKTAIVMPFFQILGYDIFNPLEFSPEFTADVGIKKGEKVDYAILSDGAPMILIECKSIAENLTKHDSQLFRYFGTTSAKFGILTNGIVYKFFTDLEEPNKMDTTPFFTFNILELRDIHIQEIAKFRKETFDLENISSTASDLKYLNALKSYLSVQFDTPDEEFVKFLVHQIYDGLKTKNALEKFTPIISKGLKQIVNEKVNDKLNAALKSTGDSKVRVTLPDPNNEETKEEPVKDDGIVTTPEELESYSIVKVILKDAIAPERVFYRDNRSYFNIIIDNNIRRWIIRVFFEKNRNFIVLNDAATDKERTVLDFVHPIDLLNYSEQILNTVQDYVEVTN, from the coding sequence ATGGAACAGTTTGTAGAACAATTAAAAAATTTAGCTAAACGTATTGACAGTTTAAAAGATTCAATATCGACAGAGGAAGCTACAAAAACAGCCATAGTGATGCCGTTCTTTCAAATTTTAGGCTACGACATCTTCAACCCATTAGAGTTCAGCCCAGAGTTTACAGCCGACGTTGGTATTAAAAAAGGTGAAAAAGTTGATTACGCGATATTAAGTGATGGCGCCCCTATGATTTTAATTGAGTGTAAGAGCATTGCCGAAAACCTTACAAAACATGACTCTCAATTATTCCGTTATTTCGGTACTACTTCCGCTAAATTTGGCATTCTTACAAACGGTATCGTATACAAATTTTTTACTGATTTAGAAGAGCCAAATAAGATGGATACAACACCTTTCTTTACATTTAACATTTTAGAGCTACGAGATATTCACATCCAAGAAATCGCAAAATTCCGAAAAGAAACGTTTGATCTTGAAAATATTTCAAGTACCGCTTCTGACCTTAAATACTTAAACGCCTTAAAAAGCTATTTATCCGTTCAATTCGATACTCCCGATGAAGAATTCGTAAAATTCCTTGTACATCAAATTTATGATGGTTTAAAAACAAAGAATGCATTAGAAAAATTCACACCAATTATTTCGAAAGGATTAAAACAAATTGTAAACGAAAAGGTAAACGATAAATTAAACGCTGCCCTTAAATCAACTGGAGATAGTAAAGTACGTGTAACCCTTCCGGATCCAAACAATGAAGAAACAAAAGAAGAACCGGTAAAAGACGATGGTATTGTGACAACACCTGAAGAACTTGAATCCTATTCGATTGTAAAGGTAATTCTTAAAGATGCCATAGCACCTGAACGTGTATTCTACCGAGATAATCGAAGTTATTTCAATATTATTATTGATAACAATATCCGAAGATGGATTATTCGCGTATTTTTCGAAAAAAACAGAAACTTTATCGTCCTAAACGACGCAGCTACCGACAAAGAACGCACTGTTCTTGACTTTGTACACCCGATTGATTTACTGAATTACAGTGAACAAATCCTTAATACTGTTCAGGATTATGTAGAAGTGACAAATTAG
- a CDS encoding M15 family metallopeptidase: MSVTTTCRDLGELLPVAQTACRLLFQECYKAGIHNIFVTETYRSQARQNYLYQQGRTRLYDSKGKRLYPVTWTLKSNHTSRLAWDIAVAPPKPLYDVDTLTKIGAIARKLGITWGGDWARRIDRPHFEVKPNWKMPTGYKLDGQVIVPSNSKLKVQLIVKDKKEEVKVANTNWNPGSPAIRTETENFIAQAVKDGIINASHLKDLQSGVMTTDRLIGLYITIEKRRNNK, from the coding sequence ATGAGTGTTACAACTACATGCCGAGATTTAGGTGAATTACTACCAGTGGCGCAAACAGCCTGCCGATTACTCTTTCAGGAATGCTATAAAGCAGGTATTCATAATATCTTTGTCACGGAAACATACAGGTCGCAAGCACGCCAAAATTATTTATATCAGCAGGGGCGAACTCGATTATATGACTCCAAGGGTAAGCGCCTTTATCCAGTGACTTGGACTCTAAAGAGTAATCATACTTCACGTTTAGCATGGGACATTGCCGTGGCTCCACCGAAACCCTTATATGATGTAGATACATTAACAAAAATAGGGGCAATAGCTCGTAAGTTAGGTATTACGTGGGGCGGTGATTGGGCACGTAGAATTGACCGACCACATTTTGAAGTGAAGCCGAATTGGAAGATGCCTACAGGGTACAAATTAGATGGACAAGTAATCGTACCAAGTAACAGCAAATTGAAAGTTCAATTAATTGTGAAAGACAAGAAGGAGGAAGTTAAAGTGGCAAATACAAATTGGAATCCAGGTTCACCAGCTATAAGAACAGAGACAGAGAACTTTATTGCTCAGGCTGTGAAGGATGGTATTATTAATGCTTCACATTTGAAGGATTTACAAAGTGGTGTGATGACAACGGATCGCTTGATTGGATTATATATCACAATCGAGAAACGCAGAAATAATAAATAA
- a CDS encoding helix-turn-helix domain-containing protein has product MLDHRLKIARKAKKLTQEQLAIQVQTTKGTISNYENGYSTPSNEMLVLLAKALNTTTDYLLGNTDYDIPLNQTDEEAEFQAFANDPSLQKWYKDLPKNREEDLQRLRKMWEILKDSGEIK; this is encoded by the coding sequence ATGTTAGACCACCGCTTGAAGATAGCCAGAAAGGCAAAAAAACTTACACAAGAACAACTTGCGATACAAGTTCAAACCACTAAAGGTACAATTAGTAATTATGAAAATGGCTATAGCACTCCTTCTAATGAAATGCTTGTACTTTTAGCAAAAGCCTTAAATACTACAACAGATTATTTACTTGGTAACACTGATTATGATATACCACTTAACCAAACAGATGAGGAAGCTGAGTTCCAAGCCTTCGCCAACGACCCATCTTTACAAAAATGGTATAAGGATTTACCTAAGAATCGTGAGGAAGATTTACAAAGGCTTCGTAAAATGTGGGAGATTTTGAAGGATAGTGGTGAAATCAAATAA
- a CDS encoding DUF6241 domain-containing protein, with amino-acid sequence MIWIKMLIMVVKLMKWTYVLGIVILTALLSIGGTLLISDKIYDKGELEQDVKELENTSKADTKEKFVSTVDVSGIGWENPIFSKKIDDWKSGEEPFVGNLVEEVIQEMAHQKIIAESKEGSIMITPERIDILIQMVEENKDNYERHKMSDKYAPYEIYLDILKRWKKGDFSTVDDDHNILMFIQGGKPPEGLATDIASEEQEINYIFQVFAKEVDEVFGSTEKQN; translated from the coding sequence ATGATTTGGATTAAAATGTTAATTATGGTGGTGAAATTAATGAAGTGGACATATGTTTTAGGTATCGTTATTTTAACTGCGTTATTGAGTATAGGTGGTACACTTTTAATCTCAGACAAGATCTATGACAAAGGAGAGCTGGAACAAGATGTGAAAGAATTAGAGAACACTTCAAAAGCAGATACAAAAGAAAAATTTGTATCGACGGTAGATGTGAGCGGTATAGGTTGGGAAAACCCTATTTTCTCCAAGAAAATTGATGATTGGAAAAGTGGAGAAGAACCCTTCGTTGGCAATCTAGTAGAAGAAGTGATTCAAGAGATGGCACACCAAAAGATTATCGCTGAATCGAAAGAAGGCTCTATTATGATTACACCAGAAAGAATCGACATTTTAATACAGATGGTAGAAGAAAACAAAGATAACTATGAACGTCATAAAATGTCTGATAAATATGCACCTTATGAAATATATCTAGATATATTAAAACGTTGGAAAAAAGGTGATTTTTCAACAGTTGACGATGACCATAATATTTTAATGTTTATTCAAGGAGGGAAACCACCTGAAGGTTTAGCAACAGATATTGCTTCGGAAGAACAAGAGATAAACTATATTTTCCAAGTTTTTGCTAAAGAGGTAGATGAAGTCTTTGGCTCGACAGAAAAGCAGAATTAA
- a CDS encoding SDR family oxidoreductase — MSKDFIIFGASQGLGDAFVKGLPIEGDTVWMVSRTRPESLDINDGVNRKWLSIDLSSQQHISSLKETLKDIAIDVLIYNVGVWEKRGFEDDYTFDKDEIEDISNLININLTSTITYIQALLPNLRQAKNGKVILIGSTAGLEHTNSSQVSFVASKFGLRGITNALREHLRGDKIPVTCINPGELAAEVPYEEGAEKAIDLYEGTRIPVQDIVSIVQCVINLSPVSCVKEITIPSITDLNA; from the coding sequence ATGAGTAAAGACTTTATTATTTTTGGAGCAAGTCAAGGGCTTGGCGACGCCTTTGTAAAGGGTCTACCCATAGAGGGAGATACAGTATGGATGGTGTCAAGAACACGACCAGAAAGCTTGGATATTAATGATGGTGTAAATCGCAAATGGCTTTCAATAGATTTATCAAGTCAACAACACATCTCTTCTTTAAAGGAAACCTTAAAAGACATTGCAATAGATGTATTAATATATAATGTTGGCGTATGGGAAAAGCGTGGTTTCGAAGATGACTATACATTTGATAAGGATGAAATCGAAGATATTTCCAACTTAATCAATATAAATCTAACTTCTACTATTACGTATATTCAAGCGCTTCTACCAAACTTAAGACAAGCTAAAAATGGAAAAGTCATTTTAATTGGTTCAACGGCAGGCTTAGAACATACAAATAGTTCACAGGTTTCATTTGTAGCATCTAAATTCGGCTTACGAGGCATTACAAATGCTCTACGTGAACATTTGAGAGGAGATAAAATTCCTGTCACTTGTATTAATCCAGGGGAGCTAGCAGCAGAAGTACCTTATGAAGAAGGTGCAGAAAAGGCAATTGATTTATATGAAGGTACACGTATACCTGTACAAGATATTGTATCTATTGTGCAATGTGTGATTAATTTATCACCAGTTTCATGTGTTAAGGAAATTACTATCCCTTCAATAACAGACTTAAATGCTTGA
- a CDS encoding GNAT family N-acetyltransferase, translating to MIKKIDITNLKLAEEVLNIQIPSYKVEAEIIDFYDIPPLKDTVYTLQQCGETFFGYYVKEELCGVISIKVENGIIDIHRLMVHPKHFKKGIAKILLDFIENDNKGLETIIVSTGSKNTPAVTFYLKNGFSKTEETIITERLSLTSFKKEI from the coding sequence TTGATTAAAAAAATCGATATAACTAATCTTAAACTTGCTGAAGAAGTTTTAAACATTCAAATACCTTCATATAAAGTGGAAGCGGAAATAATAGACTTTTATGATATACCGCCATTGAAAGATACAGTTTACACGTTACAACAATGTGGTGAGACATTTTTTGGTTATTACGTAAAAGAAGAATTATGCGGCGTCATTTCTATAAAAGTAGAGAATGGTATAATCGATATACATCGGTTAATGGTACATCCTAAACATTTCAAAAAAGGAATTGCCAAGATATTATTGGATTTTATTGAAAACGACAATAAAGGATTGGAAACAATAATAGTATCAACTGGATCCAAGAATACACCAGCAGTGACTTTCTATTTGAAAAATGGATTTTCAAAAACAGAGGAAACAATTATAACAGAACGACTTTCCTTAACTTCTTTTAAAAAAGAAATTTAA